A region of Allocoleopsis franciscana PCC 7113 DNA encodes the following proteins:
- a CDS encoding HAMP domain-containing protein — protein sequence MPTAQAPQQNTEDLDLKQLLRTLTAVKKGNFSVRMPVEQTGMAGKIADALNDIIERNERMAAELERISTIVGKEGKITQRASLGNVTGSWSASIDSVNALITDLVQPTAETARVIRAVAKGDLSQTIATEIEGRPLKGEFLSTAQVVNTMVAQLSSFSSEVTRVAREVGTEGKLGVQAEVQGVAGTWKDLTDNVNLMAGNLTAQVRNIAEVTTAVANGDLSKKITVDVKGEIFELKNTMNIMVDQLNSFASEVTRVAREVGTEGKLGVQAEVRGVAGTWKDLTDSVNLMAGNLTAQVRNIAEVTTAVANGDLSKKITVDVKGEIFELKNTVNIMVDQLNSFASEVTRVAREVGADGKLGGQAEVRGVAGTWKDLTDSVNFMAGSLTAQVRNIAEVTTAVANGDLSKKITVDVKGEILELKDTINTMVDQLNSFASEVTRVAREVGTEGKLGVQAEVQGVAGTWKDLTDSVNSMAGNLTGQVRNIAEVATAIANGDLSKKITADVKGEILELKNTMNIMVDQLNSFASEVTRVAREVGAEGKLGGQAEVRGVAGTWKDLTESVNFMAGSLTAQVRNIAEVTTAVANGDLSKKITVDVKGEILELKNTMNIMVDQLNSFASEVTRVAREVGSEGKLGVQAEVRGVAGTWKDLTDSVNSMAGNLTAQVRNIAEVTTAVANGDLSKKITVDVRGEILELKNTINIMVDQLSSFASEVTRVAREVGTEGKLGVQAEVRGVAGTWKDLTDNVNLMAGNLTGQVRNIAEVATAIANGDLSKKITVQVKGEILELKNTINIMVDQLSSFASEVTRVAREVGSEGKLGVQADVRGVAGTWKDLTDSVNFMAGSLTSQVRNIAAVTTAVANGDLSKKITVDVKGEILELKNTVNVMVDQLNSFASEVTRVAREVGTEGKLGVQAEVKGVAGTWKDLTDSVNFMAGSLTAQVRNIAEVTTAVANGDLSKKITVDVKGEILELKNTINTMVDQLNSFASEVTRVAREVGTEGKLGVQAYVRGVGGTWKDLTDNVNSMAGNLTAQVRNIAEVTKAVANGDLSKKITVDVKGEIFDLKNTINVMVDQLSSFASEVTRVAREVGTEGKLGGQAHVTGVAGTWKDLTDSVNSMAGNLTAQVRGIAKIVTAVANGDLKRKLMLDAKGEIETLADTINEMIDTLATFADQVTTVAREVGIEGKLGGQAKVPGAAGTWRDLTDNVNELAATLTTQLRAIAEVAIAVTKGDLTRSIAVEAQGEVAVLKDNINQMIANLRETTQKNTEQDWLKTNLAKFTRMLQGQRDLETVSKLILSELTPLVGAQHGVFYIMDGNETHPLLKLLSSYAYRERKNLANRFRLGEGLVGQCALEKERILITELPDDYIKISSGLGESSPRNAVVLPVLFEGMVTAVIELASFRRFNEIHLTFFDQLTESIAIVLNTIAASMRTEELLKQSQSLTEELQAQQKELTQTNKRLEQQAQSLKASEELLKSQQEELQQTNEELEERSELLALQNREVERKNREIEQARQALEEKAEQLALTSKYKSEFLANMSHELRTPLNSLLILARLLSDNTEKNLSGKQVEYARTIHSAGTDLLTLINDILDLAKIESGTMGVEIDQMRFSDLATHMERTFRQVAQDKRLDFSLEFDSSLPRAIYTDSKRLQQVLKNLLANAFKFTAQGQVNLRVTIANHGWSLTHEVLNRATTVIAFSVSDTGIGIPLDKQKVIFEAFQQADGSTSRKYGGTGLGLSISREIARLLGGEITLLSSPGQGSTFTLYLPDSYQGGTDGTVMRGGVVGQGNGWSSAEQVRGEGELSRPMLESFSGSMLPQSPVSPSSLLPSSSPAISYLSTSLPQQDGAISIADDRENIQPDDRVLLIIEDDLKFARILLDMAREQGFKVLVAARSDIGLAMAREYQPDAITLDIQLPGMDGWMVLDRLKHDPNTRHIPVHILTVEEGRQRGLQLGAIAYLQKPINPDTLLEAISGIKSFVERQVKNLLVVEDNETQRQSIIELIGNHDVSTTAVGTGAEALATLKTGLFDCIVLDLGLPDMTGFELIEQIKQEPGLSKLPIIIYTGQELTRTEETELKRMAETIIIKDVRSPERLLDETALFLHRVQRDLPEPKQQMLEQLYQSDPVLAGKRVLIVDDDVRNIFALTSMLEHHQMQIFYSENGRDGLALLQQTPNIDVILMDVMMPEMDGYETTRAIRNISEYASLPIIALTAKAMKGDREKCIEAGASDYITKPVDSEQLLSLLRVWLYR from the coding sequence ATGCCAACTGCACAAGCGCCTCAACAAAATACAGAAGATCTCGATCTAAAACAGCTACTGAGAACCTTGACGGCTGTCAAAAAAGGTAACTTCTCGGTACGGATGCCCGTCGAGCAGACGGGCATGGCGGGGAAGATTGCCGATGCGCTCAACGATATTATTGAGCGGAATGAACGAATGGCGGCAGAATTAGAGCGGATTAGTACGATTGTCGGCAAAGAAGGCAAAATTACGCAGCGTGCCTCTCTGGGAAATGTAACAGGTTCGTGGTCAGCGAGTATTGATTCGGTGAATGCCCTGATTACAGATTTAGTCCAGCCTACCGCTGAAACGGCGCGTGTGATCCGGGCGGTGGCGAAAGGTGACTTATCCCAAACCATCGCAACGGAGATTGAAGGCAGACCCCTCAAGGGTGAATTTCTCTCCACGGCGCAAGTCGTGAATACCATGGTGGCTCAGTTGTCGTCCTTTTCTAGTGAAGTGACACGGGTGGCGCGAGAAGTGGGTACCGAAGGCAAGCTGGGCGTTCAAGCCGAAGTGCAAGGAGTGGCAGGTACCTGGAAGGATTTAACCGATAACGTCAACTTGATGGCGGGGAACCTCACGGCCCAAGTCCGGAATATTGCCGAAGTTACCACAGCAGTGGCCAATGGCGATCTCTCCAAGAAAATTACCGTCGATGTCAAAGGCGAAATTTTTGAACTGAAGAACACCATGAACATCATGGTAGACCAGCTCAACTCCTTTGCTTCAGAGGTAACGCGGGTGGCACGAGAAGTGGGTACCGAAGGCAAGCTGGGCGTCCAGGCCGAAGTGCGAGGCGTTGCGGGTACTTGGAAAGACTTAACCGACTCAGTCAACTTGATGGCAGGAAACCTCACCGCCCAAGTCCGGAATATTGCCGAAGTTACAACCGCCGTGGCAAATGGCGACCTCTCCAAGAAAATTACCGTTGATGTCAAAGGCGAAATTTTTGAACTGAAGAACACCGTCAACATCATGGTAGACCAGCTCAACTCCTTTGCTTCAGAGGTAACGCGGGTGGCGCGAGAGGTGGGCGCAGATGGGAAATTAGGGGGTCAAGCGGAAGTTCGGGGCGTGGCAGGTACGTGGAAAGATTTGACCGATTCGGTGAATTTCATGGCGGGAAGCCTTACGGCACAGGTGCGTAATATTGCCGAAGTCACAACGGCAGTGGCAAACGGTGACCTCTCCAAAAAAATTACCGTTGATGTGAAAGGGGAAATCTTAGAGCTCAAAGATACCATTAATACGATGGTAGACCAGCTCAACTCCTTTGCCTCAGAAGTAACGCGGGTAGCGCGAGAAGTGGGTACGGAAGGGAAACTCGGTGTGCAGGCAGAAGTGCAAGGAGTTGCAGGTACCTGGAAAGACCTCACCGACAGTGTAAACTCGATGGCGGGAAATCTCACCGGACAAGTGCGGAATATTGCCGAAGTTGCCACGGCAATTGCTAATGGTGACCTCTCGAAGAAAATTACCGCCGATGTGAAAGGGGAAATCTTGGAGCTGAAGAATACTATGAATATCATGGTGGATCAGCTCAACTCCTTTGCTTCTGAGGTCACCAGGGTAGCGCGAGAAGTGGGTGCAGAAGGAAAGCTGGGGGGACAAGCCGAAGTCCGGGGGGTTGCCGGTACCTGGAAGGATTTAACCGAATCGGTGAACTTCATGGCAGGAAGTCTTACCGCCCAAGTCCGTAATATTGCCGAAGTCACAACCGCCGTAGCCAATGGTGACCTCTCGAAGAAAATTACTGTTGATGTAAAAGGGGAAATTTTAGAGCTGAAAAATACCATGAATATTATGGTAGATCAGCTCAATTCCTTTGCCTCGGAGGTAACCAGAGTTGCCCGTGAGGTGGGGAGTGAAGGCAAGTTGGGCGTCCAAGCCGAAGTGCGAGGCGTCGCGGGTACCTGGAAGGATTTGACCGATTCGGTGAACTCGATGGCGGGGAATCTAACCGCCCAAGTCCGGAATATTGCCGAAGTGACGACAGCAGTGGCGAATGGCGACCTCTCCAAGAAGATTACCGTGGATGTGAGAGGCGAAATTCTCGAACTCAAGAACACCATCAATATTATGGTGGATCAGCTTAGTTCCTTTGCCTCGGAGGTCACCAGGGTAGCGCGAGAGGTGGGGACGGAAGGCAAGCTGGGTGTGCAGGCAGAAGTGCGAGGCGTTGCCGGAACCTGGAAAGACTTAACCGACAACGTGAACTTGATGGCGGGGAATCTCACCGGACAGGTGCGAAACATTGCCGAAGTGGCAACGGCGATCGCTAATGGTGACCTGTCTAAGAAAATCACAGTTCAGGTTAAAGGTGAGATTTTAGAGCTGAAAAACACTATTAATATCATGGTGGATCAGCTTAGTTCCTTTGCTTCTGAGGTAACCCGCGTTGCCCGTGAGGTGGGGAGTGAAGGGAAACTAGGAGTGCAAGCCGATGTCCGGGGGGTAGCCGGTACCTGGAAAGATTTGACCGATTCGGTGAATTTCATGGCGGGTTCTCTGACATCCCAAGTGCGGAACATTGCCGCCGTGACAACTGCTGTGGCAAACGGCGACCTCTCCAAGAAAATTACCGTGGATGTCAAAGGGGAAATTTTGGAGTTGAAAAATACCGTGAATGTCATGGTAGATCAGCTCAATTCCTTTGCCTCTGAGGTAACCCGAGTGGCGCGAGAGGTGGGGACGGAAGGAAAATTAGGCGTCCAAGCCGAAGTGAAGGGGGTGGCGGGTACCTGGAAAGATTTAACCGATTCGGTGAACTTCATGGCGGGAAGCCTTACCGCCCAGGTGCGGAACATTGCCGAAGTCACGACGGCGGTGGCAAACGGCGACCTCTCTAAGAAGATTACCGTGGATGTGAAGGGCGAGATTTTGGAGTTGAAGAATACCATTAACACGATGGTAGACCAGCTCAACTCCTTTGCCTCCGAGGTAACCAGGGTCGCCCGTGAGGTGGGGACGGAAGGAAAATTAGGCGTCCAAGCTTATGTGAGAGGGGTGGGCGGAACCTGGAAGGATTTAACCGATAATGTCAACTCGATGGCGGGGAATCTCACCGCCCAAGTGCGGAATATTGCCGAAGTTACGAAGGCGGTGGCGAATGGTGACTTATCGAAGAAAATCACGGTTGATGTGAAGGGCGAGATTTTCGACCTGAAAAATACGATCAACGTCATGGTGGATCAGCTTTCCTCCTTCGCCTCAGAGGTCACTAGGGTGGCGCGAGAGGTGGGGACGGAAGGGAAATTAGGCGGTCAAGCCCATGTTACCGGGGTGGCGGGGACGTGGAAAGACCTTACCGATTCGGTGAACTCAATGGCAGGAAATCTCACAGCCCAAGTGCGAGGCATTGCCAAAATCGTCACGGCAGTGGCGAATGGGGACTTGAAGCGGAAGTTGATGTTGGATGCGAAGGGCGAGATTGAAACCTTAGCCGATACGATCAACGAGATGATCGACACCCTAGCTACCTTTGCCGACCAAGTTACCACGGTGGCGCGGGAAGTGGGGATTGAAGGGAAATTGGGTGGACAAGCCAAGGTGCCGGGGGCGGCGGGAACCTGGCGAGATTTGACGGATAATGTGAACGAACTGGCGGCAACCCTAACCACCCAGTTACGGGCGATCGCAGAAGTGGCAATTGCGGTAACCAAGGGCGACTTAACGCGATCGATTGCCGTAGAGGCGCAGGGTGAAGTGGCGGTCCTCAAAGACAACATCAACCAGATGATTGCCAATCTACGGGAAACTACCCAGAAGAACACCGAGCAAGACTGGTTGAAAACCAACCTCGCCAAGTTTACCCGAATGCTGCAAGGACAACGGGATTTGGAAACGGTTTCCAAACTCATCTTGTCCGAACTCACCCCCTTGGTGGGTGCCCAGCATGGTGTGTTCTACATTATGGATGGGAACGAAACTCATCCCCTGCTGAAGCTTTTAAGTAGCTATGCCTACCGCGAACGCAAGAATCTGGCGAATCGCTTCCGCTTAGGAGAAGGCTTAGTGGGGCAATGCGCCTTAGAAAAGGAACGGATTTTAATTACGGAACTTCCGGACGACTATATCAAAATCAGTTCGGGTTTAGGAGAATCCTCACCCCGCAATGCAGTCGTTTTACCTGTGCTGTTTGAGGGCATGGTCACGGCAGTGATTGAACTGGCATCGTTTAGGCGCTTTAATGAGATTCATTTGACATTCTTCGACCAACTCACTGAAAGTATTGCGATCGTTTTAAACACCATTGCCGCGAGTATGCGTACTGAGGAGTTGCTCAAGCAGTCCCAGTCCCTCACCGAAGAACTGCAAGCCCAGCAAAAAGAACTCACCCAAACCAACAAACGCCTCGAACAACAAGCCCAATCTCTCAAAGCCTCGGAGGAACTGCTCAAGAGTCAGCAGGAAGAGTTACAACAAACCAACGAAGAACTCGAAGAGCGATCAGAGTTGTTAGCCCTGCAAAACCGAGAAGTTGAGCGCAAAAATCGGGAAATTGAACAGGCACGGCAGGCGCTGGAAGAAAAGGCTGAGCAACTGGCGCTAACCTCGAAGTACAAGTCGGAATTCTTGGCGAATATGTCCCATGAGTTGCGGACACCGCTCAACAGCCTGTTAATTCTGGCAAGATTGCTCTCGGATAACACCGAGAAGAATTTGTCGGGTAAGCAAGTGGAATATGCCCGAACCATTCATTCGGCGGGCACCGATCTACTCACTCTAATTAATGACATTTTGGATTTGGCCAAAATTGAATCAGGCACCATGGGCGTTGAGATTGACCAGATGCGTTTTAGCGACCTAGCGACTCACATGGAACGCACTTTCCGTCAAGTCGCCCAGGATAAGAGACTCGATTTTAGTTTAGAATTCGACTCCAGTCTGCCACGAGCCATCTATACTGACTCGAAGCGCTTGCAACAAGTGTTAAAAAATCTGCTCGCTAATGCTTTTAAGTTCACGGCTCAAGGGCAAGTCAACTTGCGGGTTACCATCGCCAATCATGGCTGGAGTCTGACTCATGAGGTCTTGAATCGGGCAACGACGGTGATTGCCTTCTCGGTGAGCGATACAGGCATCGGCATTCCTTTGGATAAACAGAAGGTGATTTTTGAAGCGTTTCAGCAAGCGGATGGCTCCACTAGCCGGAAATACGGGGGCACGGGTTTGGGCTTGTCCATTAGCCGCGAAATTGCTCGACTGTTGGGCGGAGAAATTACTTTGCTGAGTAGCCCCGGTCAAGGAAGTACGTTTACTCTTTACCTCCCTGATTCTTACCAAGGGGGAACAGATGGGACAGTCATGCGGGGCGGTGTGGTAGGACAGGGGAACGGATGGAGTTCCGCTGAACAGGTAAGGGGAGAAGGGGAACTCTCCAGACCTATGTTGGAGAGTTTTTCTGGGTCTATGCTGCCTCAATCTCCCGTTTCCCCCTCCTCCCTGTTGCCCTCGTCTTCGCCAGCCATTTCTTATCTTTCCACATCGCTACCGCAGCAGGATGGGGCGATATCCATTGCCGATGACCGGGAGAATATCCAACCCGATGATCGCGTACTATTAATTATCGAAGATGACCTCAAATTCGCTCGTATCCTTTTGGATATGGCACGGGAACAGGGGTTTAAGGTGCTGGTGGCTGCACGCAGTGATATCGGTCTAGCGATGGCGCGGGAATATCAGCCGGATGCCATTACTCTGGATATTCAGTTGCCCGGAATGGATGGTTGGATGGTGCTTGATCGCTTAAAGCATGACCCGAATACACGTCATATTCCTGTGCATATCCTCACCGTTGAGGAGGGACGACAACGGGGTCTACAATTGGGCGCGATCGCTTATTTACAAAAACCCATCAACCCCGATACGCTGCTCGAAGCCATCTCTGGCATTAAGAGCTTTGTTGAGCGTCAGGTGAAAAATTTGTTGGTGGTGGAAGATAATGAGACGCAACGCCAGAGTATTATCGAGCTGATCGGTAACCATGATGTGTCTACAACGGCGGTGGGAACAGGGGCAGAGGCGCTAGCGACCCTGAAAACAGGATTATTTGATTGCATTGTCCTGGATTTGGGGCTGCCCGATATGACCGGGTTTGAACTCATTGAGCAGATTAAGCAAGAACCGGGTCTTTCCAAGTTGCCGATCATCATTTACACCGGGCAAGAGCTAACGCGAACCGAAGAAACGGAACTCAAGCGCATGGCTGAAACGATCATTATCAAAGATGTGCGATCGCCAGAGCGTCTTTTGGATGAAACGGCTCTATTCTTGCACCGGGTTCAGCGTGACTTGCCAGAGCCAAAGCAGCAGATGTTGGAACAACTTTATCAATCCGACCCTGTCCTTGCGGGCAAGAGGGTGCTGATTGTAGACGACGATGTGCGGAATATCTTTGCCTTGACGAGTATGTTAGAGCATCATCAGATGCAAATCTTCTATTCTGAAAACGGCAGGGATGGCTTAGCTCTCTTACAACAAACTCCGAATATCGATGTGATTCTCATGGATGTGATGATGCCAGAGATGGACGGGTATGAAACGACGCGGGCTATCCGTAATATCAGTGAATATGCCTCTTTGCCGATTATTGCCCTCACCGCCAAAGCGATGAAAGGTGATCGCGAAAAGTGCATTGAAGCTGGAGCGTCGGACTATATTACCAAACCCGTGGATTCTGAGCAATTACTCTCTCTGTTGCGTGTTTGGCTCTATCGTTAG
- a CDS encoding CheR family methyltransferase encodes MPVPYYNPVQKKDELEDIEIQLFLEALFRYYGFDFRDYALASLKRRIWNAVQAEQLTSVSGLQEKVLHDATCLERFLLGLSVNVTSMFRDPSFYLAFRQNVVPLLRTYPFIRIWHAGCSTGEEVYSMAILLEEEGLYHRCRIYATDMNELVLKQAKLGVYSMKAMQDYTQNYLQAGGKQSFSQYYTAAYEHAMFRSYLKENIIFSQHNLAIDGSFNEFNVILCRNVLIYFNQSLQERVHKLLYESMSRFGILGLGRQESLKFTPHEHQYEALDKREKLYRRIG; translated from the coding sequence ATGCCTGTCCCCTACTACAACCCTGTCCAAAAAAAGGACGAACTCGAAGACATCGAAATTCAGCTATTTTTAGAAGCTCTTTTTCGCTATTACGGGTTCGATTTTCGAGATTATGCTCTCGCCTCCCTCAAGCGCCGTATCTGGAATGCCGTCCAAGCCGAGCAGTTAACCAGCGTTTCGGGGCTACAAGAGAAGGTGCTTCATGACGCTACCTGTCTGGAGCGATTTCTTTTGGGTCTGTCGGTTAATGTAACTTCCATGTTCCGCGACCCCAGCTTTTACCTGGCTTTCCGCCAGAATGTCGTGCCACTTTTACGCACCTACCCGTTCATTCGCATTTGGCACGCCGGATGCTCAACGGGGGAGGAGGTGTATTCTATGGCAATTCTCCTAGAGGAGGAAGGATTATATCACCGTTGCCGTATTTATGCAACCGATATGAATGAACTTGTATTAAAGCAAGCCAAGCTCGGTGTATATTCCATGAAGGCGATGCAAGACTACACTCAAAATTATCTGCAAGCTGGGGGTAAGCAATCTTTCTCTCAATACTACACAGCCGCTTATGAACACGCGATGTTTCGTTCATACCTAAAAGAAAATATCATTTTTTCTCAACATAATCTAGCGATAGATGGATCTTTTAATGAATTTAATGTCATATTGTGTCGGAACGTCCTTATATATTTCAATCAATCGCTCCAAGAGCGAGTACACAAGTTATTGTATGAAAGCATGAGTCGATTTGGCATCTTAGGTTTAGGACGCCAAGAGTCGCTTAAATTCACCCCACACGAACATCAGTATGAGGCGTTAGATAAGCGTGAGAAGCTTTACCGCAGGATTGGGTAG
- a CDS encoding chemotaxis protein CheB translates to MKDCPYKIVVVGTSLGGLQALQILLPSLPKSFPLPVAIVQHRHRDSKDSLSVFLQDYCALPITEAEDKEAIAPGRVYLAPPDYHLLIEEGHFALSTEGAVCHARPSIDVLFESAADAYAEGVIGVILTGASHDGSQGLLKIQEQGGLAIIEEPTTAQSPTMPKAALAALQQQQRVSNTVVTAYWIFPLREIAPFLVNLCHLALR, encoded by the coding sequence ATGAAGGATTGTCCATATAAAATTGTTGTAGTGGGTACATCATTAGGGGGGTTACAGGCTCTCCAGATTTTGCTTCCCAGTCTGCCCAAAAGCTTCCCCTTGCCCGTGGCGATTGTCCAACATCGTCACCGAGACTCCAAGGATAGCTTAAGCGTCTTCTTACAGGACTATTGCGCTTTGCCGATTACTGAAGCAGAAGACAAAGAAGCGATCGCACCAGGACGAGTCTACTTAGCCCCCCCTGACTATCACTTGCTCATCGAAGAGGGTCACTTTGCCCTCTCGACAGAAGGTGCCGTTTGTCATGCACGACCTTCCATTGATGTATTGTTTGAATCAGCCGCTGATGCTTACGCAGAGGGAGTGATTGGGGTAATTTTGACCGGCGCGAGTCATGATGGAAGTCAGGGGCTGCTCAAAATCCAAGAACAAGGCGGTTTGGCAATCATTGAGGAACCGACAACGGCTCAAAGCCCAACCATGCCAAAAGCCGCGCTCGCCGCTTTACAGCAGCAGCAGCGTGTCTCCAACACGGTTGTGACAGCGTATTGGATTTTCCCTCTCCGTGAAATTGCTCCTTTTCTCGTCAACCTTTGCCACTTGGCGCTGAGGTAG
- a CDS encoding hybrid sensor histidine kinase/response regulator gives MPSQAKVNVLMVDDHPENLMALEAVLSGLGQHLVRANSGEEALRCLLSQDFAVILLDVQMPGMDGFETATLIRKRPRSQHTPIIFLTAYSTSDKQMFKGYSLGAVDYLFKPIEPDILASKVAVFVDLFKKTEEVKRQAAELTAVNSELRESEERFRSLSASSPVGIFLTDVEGRCTYTNPRFQSICGLSLQESLGEAWLQSVHSEDRAQVQIDWLNWTLANREYSSEFRVQTPDGILRQVHVRTSPMLSAQGELLGHVGTLEDITNRKIAEEARAQVIREQAARIEAEAANRMKDEFLATLSHELRTPLNSVLGWARLLRTRSFDEATIARALETIERNAQAQAQMIEDILDVSRIIRGKLQLNLRPITLIPVIEAAIEAVRPTAEAKSLQLESCLDPSLERVIGDPDRLQQIIWNLLTNAIKFTPEEGKIEVRSLRVGSRVHIQVKDTGIGIQPEFIPYVFDRFRQADSTTTRSHGGLGLGLAIVRHLVELHHGNISVESEGEGKGSTFTLELLLSNSSPSKLSSLKQRIVMTEDEDSRRKTDVESSNTLSGLQILLVDDEPDVREVLTTVMESSGAKVIAAGSVQEALQVLDQMQPDVLVSDISMPQQDGYMLIRQVRERETRQGGCLPALALTAYVREEDCQQAIESGFQKHMSKPVDTTELVMAVANLTGRAVTQEV, from the coding sequence ATGCCGTCTCAAGCAAAAGTTAACGTCCTGATGGTGGATGACCACCCAGAAAATCTGATGGCCTTGGAGGCCGTCTTAAGTGGTCTGGGTCAGCATTTGGTCAGAGCCAATTCTGGTGAAGAAGCCTTAAGATGTCTGCTGAGTCAGGATTTTGCGGTAATTCTGCTGGATGTTCAGATGCCAGGGATGGATGGATTTGAAACCGCGACTTTAATCCGCAAGCGACCGCGATCGCAGCATACACCGATTATTTTCCTCACCGCCTATAGCACCAGCGATAAGCAGATGTTCAAAGGCTATTCCTTGGGCGCGGTAGATTACCTATTCAAACCCATTGAACCGGACATCTTAGCCTCTAAGGTCGCTGTATTTGTTGACCTGTTCAAAAAGACGGAAGAAGTCAAGCGCCAAGCCGCCGAACTGACCGCCGTCAACAGCGAACTCCGGGAAAGTGAAGAGCGATTTCGCTCCTTGAGCGCTTCCTCCCCCGTGGGCATTTTCCTCACGGATGTGGAAGGTCGTTGTACCTACACCAACCCCCGTTTCCAATCGATTTGTGGTCTGTCGCTTCAGGAAAGTTTAGGAGAGGCTTGGTTGCAGTCGGTGCATTCGGAAGACCGCGCTCAAGTCCAGATCGATTGGTTGAACTGGACACTAGCAAACCGTGAATACTCCAGTGAGTTTCGCGTACAAACCCCCGATGGAATTCTGCGTCAGGTGCATGTCCGAACGTCCCCCATGCTCTCGGCGCAAGGCGAATTACTGGGTCATGTCGGTACCCTAGAAGACATCACCAATCGCAAGATAGCCGAAGAAGCACGCGCTCAAGTGATCCGTGAACAAGCCGCACGCATTGAGGCAGAAGCGGCGAATCGGATGAAGGATGAGTTTTTAGCTACTCTTTCTCACGAACTCCGCACCCCCCTAAACTCTGTACTGGGTTGGGCGCGACTGCTGCGTACCCGTTCCTTTGACGAAGCCACAATCGCCCGTGCCTTGGAAACCATTGAACGAAATGCCCAGGCTCAGGCTCAAATGATTGAGGATATTTTAGATGTGTCCCGGATTATTCGGGGCAAGCTGCAACTCAATCTACGTCCGATTACCCTGATTCCCGTGATTGAGGCGGCAATAGAGGCGGTGCGTCCCACCGCTGAGGCCAAATCGCTACAATTGGAATCCTGCCTCGATCCCTCCCTGGAACGAGTGATTGGTGACCCAGATCGTTTGCAGCAAATTATTTGGAATCTGCTCACGAATGCGATTAAGTTTACCCCGGAAGAGGGAAAAATTGAGGTGCGTTCTTTACGGGTGGGTTCTCGTGTACACATTCAGGTGAAAGACACGGGGATTGGCATCCAACCAGAATTTATTCCCTATGTTTTTGATCGTTTTCGCCAAGCCGATAGCACGACAACCCGCTCTCACGGAGGTTTAGGGCTGGGATTAGCCATTGTTCGCCATTTAGTAGAACTGCATCACGGAAATATCTCTGTCGAGAGTGAGGGAGAGGGGAAGGGATCGACGTTTACTCTAGAACTTTTGCTTTCTAACAGTTCTCCATCCAAACTGAGCAGTTTAAAACAACGAATCGTCATGACAGAAGACGAGGATTCTCGCCGGAAAACCGACGTTGAAAGCTCGAACACGCTTTCCGGATTGCAGATTCTGCTCGTCGATGATGAGCCGGACGTGCGCGAAGTGCTGACGACGGTGATGGAGAGTTCGGGAGCCAAAGTGATTGCGGCTGGCTCTGTTCAGGAGGCACTACAAGTTCTTGACCAAATGCAACCGGATGTATTAGTGAGTGATATTTCTATGCCCCAGCAAGATGGTTATATGTTGATCCGTCAGGTTCGAGAGCGAGAGACTCGGCAAGGAGGATGTCTTCCCGCTTTAGCATTGACGGCTTATGTGAGAGAGGAAGATTGTCAGCAGGCGATCGAATCGGGATTTCAAAAGCACATGTCTAAACCAGTTGATACGACTGAGTTAGTGATGGCTGTTGCCAATCTGACTGGGCGTGCCGTGACTCAAGAAGTATAA
- a CDS encoding acyl-CoA thioesterase, giving the protein MSFTYHRTIRFSDTDAAGVVYFANVLSICHEAYEASLAASGINLQSFFTNSAVAIPIIHASVDFLRPMLCGDSIIILLTPQPLSEHQFEIAYQIIAASSEQSLAKAMTRHVCIAPSTRKKIQLPDELAQWLC; this is encoded by the coding sequence TTGTCATTCACTTATCATCGTACAATTCGTTTCTCAGATACGGATGCGGCTGGTGTGGTTTACTTCGCCAATGTTCTATCGATTTGCCATGAAGCCTACGAAGCCTCATTAGCCGCATCAGGGATTAATCTCCAATCCTTTTTTACGAATTCAGCCGTGGCAATTCCGATCATTCATGCCAGCGTAGATTTCTTGCGTCCGATGTTGTGCGGCGACTCCATCATCATCCTCTTGACACCCCAGCCACTGAGTGAGCATCAATTTGAGATTGCGTATCAAATTATTGCCGCGTCGTCAGAGCAATCCTTAGCAAAAGCCATGACTCGCCATGTTTGCATTGCTCCGAGTACCCGAAAAAAGATTCAGCTCCCGGATGAACTCGCACAATGGTTATGTTGA